TTCTGGAGTTTCTTCTTTAATCTCCTGACTCAAAGTCTCACAACTAAAACTTAAAAAGTGGCAATACAAGAATTGATTCTTGCTTTCACTGTGACGTTTAACTGTCCTAAAAATATAATCACGTTGTAGATATCAAACAACGCTTTAATTTTGATACCCTCAATTGTAAGAAGACCCTCTGTTTCAAAGTGAGAATTGAAATGCAAGACCATAAAGAGATAATGCTGGATTAGACCTAATTATTTGGCGTTTCAGAACCTACAATTTGCATTCACTGTGGCTATGAAATTTGCGATAGGACATCGCGTTCAACCTGCTACGATGTTGTTTGCTTTCGCTTTTTTCGACATCTCTGATCCCGTTCTTAAAGCTAAGACAATATTAATCACATCCACAACTCGTCAGTTCCTTTTGAAGTTGCACCCGAACTTCTCTCCACTGTAAACTCGCACTTATTTATTCTCTAAAACAGTCGGCAAGTCTTCCAGTTGCTGTTAATTCTCTTTTCAGAATTACGTGGACAAATTCGCCTGATCTACAATGTGCATGTCTCCTTGCTGACGCCCAGAGATTCTAGTTTTAAACTGCACACTAGAATTATTTTACCAGAAACAAACATTGTAAATGTTGCAAAGCGTTACGAATCGTTGAAATAAACTTAGAAAACTTAGAAAAACGTGGTTGATAAATCTTATCAGCACATTGGATTTTGAAAACAATTGTAAATCACTGGAACTGAATCTTAATTCAGAAGAACCACGAGACTTAAGATCTAATGTTCATGGAGCTTTTTTTGGTTGGTGGGCAGTGAACGACatcgcatttaaaaaaaataactgttaGACAAAATCCAAGTGTTATTTGCTTTCAAATATTCATGCAACCGCTATTAAATAAAATCTCTCAGAAAGTAAACGTTTGAAGAGCCTTTAAGCGTGTAATCACACCTGTTTTACTTAATTTTGCACATCGTGGCCGCCTCTAAAtgttaaaatagattttttttaaagctacaAGAGATCAGCACGGTTCTAAATTTGTTTTACCCATGTATTTGACTCTCAGTTACATAGCGCAGCCCACGAAGATTTCAGTCATTGGAGAGGACTTTAACAGTTTTGTTCAGCCTTGAATTTGACTCGTGCGATGAATCAGGAAAACATTCAGTCTTATCGTTACTTTGCGACCAGAGGGAAACCATCATGTTTTCCCCTTTACAACGTTCTAATAAGTTTCCAATGTTAACACAAACAGCATAAAAAGGAAAAGATTATTTTGCACCAGAAATTTTATTCCgatatttaaaataattgtaaTAGTTATCTTTGATATAACGGATATGGTTCAATAATTATTCAGGACCCAACAAAGAAAATGTTCGGATTAATTTTATTGTAACTATCGTGGCAGCAAATTTTCTCGCGGCTTATTCACTGACACTTCCCCTAAATTTCGAAACCAAGTCTTCACAATTCCACAAATTACATCTGTGCTAGATTCGTTAAGCTATTAATAGTGGGAAATTTTGTATTTGGAATAGATGGTCCATCTTTCTTGCAAGAGTGAATAATCCTCTGATTTTACATTTTAAGAAATCCTATTTGATTCTAAAATATGTGGAGGAACAACTTTTCATGCACTTGCTTGTATAAGACCTGAAGCGAAGTCGATAGCAGGCAAATCCCTTTTAATTCCATTGAAAACCATGACAACAAGGAACAAACTCGGACTTATCCCAAAAAGTTAAAGCACATTGTGCAGATGCGTCAATCATCTATTATTTGATGACTGAACAAATGCAAAATCTTGACTGGAACAAATGCTTCCAACAGGTCTGGGACGTGGGTCTACATTTCCTCTATTGTTTGCAGCCTAGCAGTTGGCATGTATTTGTGTTCTCCCGGTTTCGACCACCCAGGTCGTTGTGAGGGAGTTTGTGGAGCATGGAACAGTGTCATAGAAGCACGCTTGATAGGTGGCACAAACAGGCATGGCATGGGAATATTTGCCTGCAGATTACCTAGAGGAATTTTGAGAAAGATGACCAGTTCAGGGCTAGTGCCACGTTTGCTAGTAAAGTCACCAAAAGCTCATTTTAGTGTTTGATTATACTACCAATTTTGCTGAATGCTTTGAAACAAAAAGTTATACAATATACTCCTGATCAATTTATCTGCGtggtatttaaaatatttaaaaattctgtatttCTTGACATTGCacataaaatattaagacattgaagaaaattaaatcaaGCAAACATTGTCCGTGTTCTTGTTCCTCCTAGTTGCCCGTCTTGTGTTGCTCGCCACCGCTGACTTGCGTATTTGCTCCTTTTCGGAAACTTCATATCCACTCCAAATTCCTGTGAGGAGTCAAGTCACTAAAATAGATTTGGGGAAATTGCTCATCTTATGGGTTTAAGTGCAGTAAACACAACGTGGTTCACTTCACTTTAATAACACGTGTGTGTTGCTAGAGAAACCTGTCACTGCTTCTTTACTTTGTATGcaaatgatgggggagggggaagggttcTGGTCTCACTAACCACCCAAGATGTAATTCACTAATTCACTAACACAATTACCATTATCTGTTGGCTACTTTCTTTGCTAATCACGCAGAATATGCAATGATGAATCCAGTTTCCTGCTGTCTTTGGGAAGGGCCAGCGTATTCTCTGCTAGGGTTACACCTACTCACATTAATGCTTTGGTACTTGACTGGTGCAGGTACTTGGTGTCCTTTGGTCAGACACGATCTGAGGGTGGTCACTATTTGCAGAGAAGAGGGTTGTTTATATAAACATAGGACGTGTCCTCTAATTTCTCTATAGCAAAATATAATTATTCCACGTTCTTCTTCCTTTAACGTGCCATTAGAATACTCTTCTCCAGAAATTTGGCGAGTCTTTGATAATTGTCAGCATGTCGATAACGAAAACCAACTTTACAGTACGTAGCATTTTAGATTTGCCAGATCAACACGAAATGGACAATCTAACTCACTGGGATCAAGGAATTGGAAAAGTAACTCACTCTGCTGTCACAAGGAGCGAAGCAAGCCAACGGCCACAGCCAGGCTGTTCCAAATGGTCTTATTCTGGGTGGTTTGGTTCTGACAAAATGTGTAAGTATCGAAATTAGGTTTGGGTGCTTGATTTCATACAAAGTATCTTTGACTGGACACATGTTTCCTTGCAGCATCTGATGAAAGCAGCACCGACAGAGCTTCAGATGATCGACTCCAACAAAAAAGTTCGTCCTCCATCataaagaatgagaagaagaaaaagatgaaacgACGCGTCTTGTTCTCCAAAGCGCAAACGTTTGAGCTTGAGCGAAGATTTCGACAACAACGTTACCTGTCTGCCCCTGAGCGCGAACACTTCGCCCACCGTCTGAGTCTGACCCCGACTCAGGTGAAGATCTGGTTCCAAAACCACAGGTATAAAATGAAGAGGGCCCGGGTAGAAGGCACCCTGCAGATGGATGTCAGCCAGCCTCAACTGGTTCGCAGAGTGGCAGTGCCAGTGCTGGTCAAAGATGGCAAGCCATGTCACACTTGCTCCATCACTTCCATACAGATCCAGGACATGCCGGACGACACTGTTCACCTTAATAATTCCTACACTGCTTTCGCATTTCATGGCTTTCAACAGATGCAGCACACTGGACCATTCGGCATCTTCCCGAGCTATCATCGCCTACAACATCCTGTAATACGAAGACAACAGTGGAGCTGGTGAATTGTAAACACTTATAACTCCAATAAATTGTGCTATGATTTGATGTACAAACTAATAATGTGATTGTTCAGCAAGTTCGTGAGTAATGGCATTTCCCATATGATTCCAATTTTCTGATATTTTTACACATTGCATTTCTAAACCGTGTCCTAAACTTTCCTTTGATCGCGTCCATGAATATCGACAATATCTTCAAAGCGTGAACATCCTGTTTTCGAAAGGATTAttaaacaaaacagaaatgtacAGATATCGTACAATCTGGAAACATGAACTTATTGAAACGACTGGACGTTTTCAGGGTACATAAAAACGCTAAACAGcacaatttgttgttttgttcattgttttttttagtgCCTGAAATAGTAAGACGTAGTTCACATTCACATCGTTATAATTCCATTTTCTGAAAATGTGTCAAATTAGatcattattttatatattagACCACGGACAAACAGTTGGCATGGTACTGGTAatcccaaatattttttttttccaatctagtGTTAAAATATGATAGAAACATTTAATCCTTCATATTAATAAAATGTATGAATAAGTTAGCTGAACCATCTCAAATGTTATCAACTAATGGCAAGGGGAAAATGAAAAATCATTTCCATTTGCCTCAGAGCAGAATGGAACAGAATTTTATTGTTAGCATTTTTTCATATTAATTGGGAGATTGGTATTCTGGAAAGAGAACCCCTTGTGAATGGAGATTGCGGATAGTCAGGCGTTCAActtggcagttttttttaatgaaattgaaAGTTATCTGTGCCCTttatattaaccatataacctttACAAACCATGGGATTGGCACCCGAATATAATCTCTTAAACCTTCCTCCTGGACGAAATAATTCCACTATAAAAGGTGACTTAATGCGAATCTGCTTCTGACATTAAACAGACTTGATTATAAAGCACCAATACTGTAAAGAGGTAAGAGTTTAAAGCAAATGCATTTTCTCTATTATGAATATATCAATGGTGTCCATTGATGCCGAGGGATGATTAATATCTATAATGTCTACTTAATTCCTTTTCTGGATTTTGAGTGAATATTTGTTACAGGCACATCCTGTAACAAAaacaattcatatattttaagttTTATTATTTATGTTGCATACATCAGAGATATTAATTGAAGTTTAGCATCTCCAGAGAACATTTTCTAATTACATAATTCTCGAAGACTGGCAACAAGGTACGCAATATCAgggtaaaaataaaatcaatacgaTTAATCTCGGAGTTTGTGGTTATTTGAACGACATTCGTTTTAAGGCCGGGATGTGGATATTTAGTGGAAAGAAATCATAAACGGTTTTGTCTTTACGAATATGGCTGAGATAAAGTTACACAGCACCAGGGCAATGTGATCCCAATCACACCATTCTGCGGCATGGGGATGAGTGAAGGGGCATTTTCACGAATCCTCTTGTACTTAATCTCCGCATGCACTTCAATGCGTATACATTTGGAACGTGAATTGATAAACATTGGCGCAAGTTCGACTAAAACGATTATAAGCGGAACAAATTACACAGAGTGATTATGCCTGTTACAGGAACCTGAgaataaattaatgaaaatttaggGAATGATCATGGTAATGGTTCTCTTCGCGAGAGGACCACTTGTGAAGGCGATGAGCAAAAAGCGAATTGATGCTCGGGTTCCGAAAATCCCGTCGTTAAAATATCGTTGTACTCCTTTCTTAGCGAGAGGAACTCACTCACATTTCTTGACAGAACATCACTGGTGCAGAAGtaaatatgtgtttttttttaagtttcccaGTAGTTGATGGGAAGATAGAGAAGGTACAGTTTTGCACGAGTTTTTTTTTGCGTATTTTACTGTTATTGCATGACAAAGAGAGCCAGATCCAAAAATAGTTAATGAACCAGATGACTATTTAACACTGAaaataattggggggggggggggttatgggaAACAAGTCCCATTTGAAGTATGCCCAACCTATTAAAAATCATTTTGTATATTAATCAACGAAATAATATTGCCTCGGAAATATGTCACAAAAAGCTTGTGTCGGTTTAAATTCTAGAGGCGAAACCCTTATATGAATTGCAGAAGTTAATGACATTGGAAGATTTCTTCCTACTTTTGGCCACTTGAATGTTAACATTTATTTCAAGGCTACGCCACTCCACGCTGTTTTTAACTGAGCAAACTGTCCAAAGTTTTATTCAGTTAAAAACATGGGATGTACAAGAGGATGGAGTCCAGACATTGTTCCAATCCTAAATTCTCCGTTTTAACGCAGGAAGAAACTTCCTgggtttaaaaaaataactgtGGTTAATGATTATACCATTATGTTGATTCAAAATTATATCGCATTGAATCGTTGaagataaatatatttaataacacGACAAGATAGATTTCAGATCACATTTTAACAACGTAACATGCGGTGTTATTATTATTGCAACTACCGTATATTGTATTAACAGCTTCAGGAATGGTAGAATTTACTGGGGACGCATGAAGAAGTGAAACAGTTTATATCGGCACAATAACTATTAAAGAGCGGTACAAGGGTAAGTTGTTGGCATGAGAAAGTGAAATGTAAGAGGCGTACATTTTGATGCAAGTTGTTGAATATTCTCGACCCTGCGTTGTCTGTGTTGCTTGTTGGGCAGAGGATGGGCTGGCGCTGTCACCTGGTCTCTTTGTCGACACTGATGTCCTACGAGTATTCCATATGGATGCAGCTAGGCTTGGAGATTCTCCAACAGAATCCCTATTAAACTCTTTTTGTGTACCCGGCTGAATGAAGCATTGTCAGCTCTGAATAGGATGCAGACAAATTCCGCAGTGTTTCAATTCAGAACTTTTTAATCAGTCCCCAGTGACAATTTTATGGTTTACGGTTGGCACAATGGTATCTTTTAAAACATTGTAACCTTCATGaagataaaggacacagttttgaTGGGATGACAATAAGTATTTTGGAAATCCGCCGTCCTAATGGGCTATCTGGGCGGAACTAAACGTATCCATTAAGATCATTTGTTAAACCACAGGGCATTTAAGGACACCAAATACAAAATTAATCTGGTTATTTTCAAACTTGTGATCGTGCCGGTGCCTTTTGCACAAAACAAATGATCGTTACGAACTACAGATTGTAAATAATGTTCAGTTAATTTATCTGTCTTTTGCAATCAATCAATTTTTGAAATAGTCATTTCCTGTGGAGTATGTTCCTGGAAACTCTATGTTCATTGGTAAAGTTCTCTCCTTATAAATGACGGTGTAAGAAACCTTAGCACATCGACCGAACCTTGACCACCCTTTGATTCGTCATT
Above is a genomic segment from Narcine bancroftii isolate sNarBan1 chromosome 2, sNarBan1.hap1, whole genome shotgun sequence containing:
- the nkx2.9 gene encoding NK2 transcription factor related, locus 9; protein product: MASDESSTDRASDDRLQQKSSSSIIKNEKKKKMKRRVLFSKAQTFELERRFRQQRYLSAPEREHFAHRLSLTPTQVKIWFQNHRYKMKRARVEGTLQMDVSQPQLVRRVAVPVLVKDGKPCHTCSITSIQIQDMPDDTVHLNNSYTAFAFHGFQQMQHTGPFGIFPSYHRLQHPVIRRQQWSW